In one Agelaius phoeniceus isolate bAgePho1 chromosome 21, bAgePho1.hap1, whole genome shotgun sequence genomic region, the following are encoded:
- the AMBP gene encoding protein AMBP has translation MIIWGLLSLLLLTVARGTPIGDQDEDIQVQENFEAERMHGKWFDIAIGTTCKWMKNYKEKFSMGTLVLGPGPSTDQISTTSTRLRQGDCTLVSGEYQKTSTPGKYTYYNPRWDVSIQSYVLRTNYDEYAVILMKKKSSFGPSTTLKLYGRSPELREDLIESFHQLALEMGIPEDSIFILANRGECVPQETENASQRARRAVLPLEEGSAAGPLPTYIGNKEDSCRLSRDPGPCSGMLSRFFYNSSSMACETFHYGGCLGNGNNFYSEKECLQACRTEAACRLPIVPGPCQALMTRWAFDAAQGKCITFSYGGCKGNGNQFYSEKECKEYCGAPQLAEDEEFLQLSN, from the exons ATGATTATTTGGGgtctcctttccctcctcctcctcactgtgGCTCGTGGAACCCCTATCGGAGACCAGGATGAAGATATCCAAGTGCAGGAGAATTTTGAGGCTGAGCGG ATGCATGGGAAGTGGTTCGACATTGCCATCGGCACAACCTGCAAATGGATGAAGAACTACAAGGAGAAGTTCAGCATGGGCACGCTTGTGCTGGGCCCTGGCCCCAGCACCGACCAGATCAGTACTACAAGTACCAGGCTGAG GCAAGGTGACTGCACACTAGTCTCAGGGGAATACCAGAAAACCAGCACCCCTGGAAAATACACCTACTACAACCCCA GATGGGATGTGTCTATCCAGTCCTATGTGCTCCGTACCAACTATGACGAATATGCTGTCATTctgatgaagaagaaaagcagttttGGTCCAAGCACCACCCTGAAGCTGTATG GGAGGAGTCCAGAGCTACGGGAGGACCTCATTGAGTCTTTCCATCAGCTGGCTCTAGAGATGGGCATCCCCGAAGACTCCATCTTCATCCTGGCCAACAGAG GTGAATGTGTTCCTCAAGAGACTGAAAATGCTTCCCAG AGAGCACGGAGAGCAGTCCTACCCCTGGAGGAGGGTTCAGCTGCAGGACCCCTGCCCACTTACATTGGCAATAAGGAAG ACTCGTGCCGGCTGAGCCGGGACCCTGGGCCCTGCAGCGGGATGCTCTCCCGCTTCTTCTACAACTCCTCCTCCATGGCCTGTGAAACTTTCCACTACGGAGGCTGTCTGGGCAATGGCAACAACTTCTACTCAGAAAAGGAGTGCCTGCAGGCATGCCGGACCGAGG ctgcctgcaggctgCCCATTGTCCCAGGTCCCTGCCAGGCACTGATGACACGCTGGGCCTTCGATGCAGCCCAGGGCAAGTGCATCACCTTCAGCTATGGGGGCTGCAAGGGCAATGGGAACCAGTTCTACTCGGAGAAGGAGTGCAAGGAGTACTGCGGGGCTCCTCAGCTGGCAG AGGATgaggagttcctgcagctctcaaacTGA
- the NRARP gene encoding notch-regulated ankyrin repeat-containing protein, with product MSQSEVSPCAAPPPPPSQRVFQEAVRRGNTKELQSLLQNMTNCEFNVNSFGPEGQTALHQSVIDGNLELVKLLVKFGADIRLANRDGWSALHIAAFGGHQDIVLYLITKAKYSAGAR from the coding sequence ATGAGCCAGAGCGAGGTGTCGCCGtgcgcggcgccgccgccgccccccagCCAGCGGGTGTTCCAGGAGGCGGTGCGGCGCGGCAACACCAAGGAGCTGCAGTCGCTGCTGCAGAACATGACGAACTGCGAGTTCAACGTCAACTCCTTCGGGCCCGAGGGGCAGACGGCGCTGCACCAGTCCGTCATCGACGGTAACCTCGAGCTCGTCAAGCTCCTAGTCAAGTTCGGCGCCGACATCCGCCTGGCCAACCGCGACGGCTGGAGCGCCCTGCACATCGCCGCTTTCGGGGGCCACCAGGACATCGTCCTCTACCTGATCACCAAGGCCAAATACTCCGCCGGCGCACGGTGA